In a single window of the Rhodothermales bacterium genome:
- a CDS encoding glycosyltransferase family 2 protein: MPEPAPDLSLVIPLLDEAESLPELADRIRAAIEPTGRSFEVWLIDDGSTDDSWAVIERLHRADPRFAGVRFRKNYGKSAALAVGFERARGRYVVTLDADLQDDPAEIPQMIRTLEDGADLVSGWKQTRHDPLSKTIPSRFFNGVTRLVSGIPLHDFNCGLKAYRAEVVKHVRVYGELHRYIPLLAKWEGYNRIAEQAVQHHARKHGRTKFGLERFIRGFLDLITVVFVTRFGRRPMHFFGGFGTLSFLGGFAISLWLSVGWFMGTPIANRPLFFLGIMLVILGVQLFLAGFLGEMIVRPHMERAEDIHLRAAIEPSARTQARVAEIVEPGA; the protein is encoded by the coding sequence ATGCCCGAGCCCGCCCCCGATCTCTCCCTCGTGATCCCGCTCCTCGACGAAGCGGAGTCGCTGCCGGAGCTCGCCGACCGCATCCGCGCCGCAATCGAGCCGACCGGCCGATCGTTCGAGGTATGGCTGATCGACGACGGCTCGACGGACGACTCGTGGGCCGTGATCGAGCGGCTGCACCGCGCCGATCCGCGCTTTGCCGGGGTCCGCTTCCGCAAGAACTACGGCAAGAGCGCCGCGCTCGCCGTCGGGTTCGAGCGCGCGCGCGGGCGCTACGTCGTCACGCTCGACGCCGACTTACAGGACGACCCGGCCGAGATCCCGCAGATGATCCGTACGCTGGAGGACGGTGCCGACCTCGTCTCCGGGTGGAAGCAGACCCGCCACGACCCACTCTCGAAGACGATCCCGAGCCGGTTCTTCAACGGCGTCACGCGCCTCGTCTCCGGCATCCCGCTCCACGACTTCAACTGTGGGCTGAAGGCGTACCGCGCCGAGGTCGTCAAGCATGTCCGCGTCTACGGCGAGCTACACCGCTACATCCCGCTCCTCGCGAAGTGGGAGGGGTACAATCGCATCGCCGAGCAGGCCGTGCAGCACCACGCCCGCAAGCACGGCCGCACGAAGTTCGGGCTGGAGCGCTTCATCCGTGGTTTCCTCGACCTCATCACCGTCGTCTTCGTGACGCGGTTCGGGCGACGGCCGATGCACTTCTTCGGCGGGTTCGGGACGCTCTCGTTCCTCGGCGGCTTCGCGATCTCGCTGTGGCTCTCGGTCGGGTGGTTCATGGGGACGCCGATCGCGAACCGTCCGTTGTTCTTCCTCGGCATCATGCTCGTCATCCTCGGCGTGCAGCTCTTCCTCGCGGGCTTCCTCGGCGAGATGATCGTCCGTCCGCACATGGAGCGGGCCGAGGACATCCACCTCCGCGCCGCCATCGAGCCGTCGGCGCGGACGCAGGCGCGCGTAGCGGAGATCGTCGAGCCTGGCGCGTGA
- the gyrB gene encoding DNA topoisomerase (ATP-hydrolyzing) subunit B → MADETLDLNGRDEEVRVPVSGRVAGQYEADNIQVLEGLEAVRKRPAMYIGDVGVRGLHHLVYEVVDNSIDEALAGYCDRVAVTIHEDNSISVWDNGRGIPVGIHKKENRPAVEVVMTVLHAGGKFDKDTYKVSGGLHGVGVSCVNALSNTLTVTIRREGFVWQQTYEKGAPVTPLNKLRPMEPDEVTGTHVHFWPDDSIFLVREYRFETLADRMRELAYLNRGITITIEDKREEDEELGNETYHSEGGLKEFVEYLDETREAILENTIFIEGDNGDVPIELAMRYNAAYTENVLSFVNNINTHEGGTHISGFRRALTRTLKTYADKNGLLKNVKIDLSGDDFREGLTAVLSVKVQEPQFEGQTKTKLGNSEVQGAVESLVGEKLAEWLDDHPNDAKRIIQKVTLSAQARAAARKARELVQRKNAFGGAGLPGKLADCASKDPAESEVFLVEGDSAGGSAKQARDRHFQAILPLRGKILNVEKARLDKILDNEEIKNIVVALGTGLATGVENGEFNADNLRYHKIVLMTDADVDGAHIRTLLLTLVYRYLRPLIEKGYVYIAQPPLYRAKKGKEEHYCWTDAELAQIMTDFGGNRGVSVQRYKGLGEMNPEQLWDTTMNPETRVLQVVTVDDAAAADRIFSTLMGDAVEPRRKFIERNAKYATIDT, encoded by the coding sequence ATGGCAGATGAAACGCTAGACCTGAACGGTCGTGACGAAGAGGTGCGCGTGCCGGTCTCCGGCAGAGTGGCCGGGCAGTACGAGGCCGATAATATCCAGGTTCTCGAAGGGCTCGAAGCCGTCCGCAAGCGCCCCGCGATGTACATCGGCGACGTCGGCGTGCGCGGGCTCCACCACCTCGTCTACGAGGTCGTCGACAACTCCATCGACGAGGCGCTCGCCGGCTACTGCGACCGCGTCGCGGTGACGATCCACGAGGACAACTCGATCTCGGTGTGGGACAACGGCCGCGGGATCCCCGTCGGCATCCACAAGAAGGAGAACCGCCCCGCTGTCGAGGTTGTGATGACGGTGCTGCACGCGGGCGGCAAGTTCGACAAGGACACGTACAAGGTCTCCGGCGGGCTCCACGGTGTCGGCGTGAGCTGCGTCAACGCGCTCTCGAACACGCTCACCGTGACGATCCGCCGCGAGGGCTTCGTCTGGCAGCAGACCTACGAGAAGGGCGCGCCCGTCACGCCGCTCAACAAGCTCCGCCCGATGGAGCCCGACGAGGTGACCGGTACCCACGTCCACTTCTGGCCCGACGACTCGATCTTCCTCGTTCGCGAGTACCGCTTCGAGACGCTCGCCGACCGGATGCGCGAGCTCGCCTACCTCAACCGTGGCATCACGATCACGATCGAGGACAAGCGCGAGGAGGATGAGGAGCTCGGCAACGAGACGTACCACTCCGAGGGCGGCCTGAAGGAGTTCGTCGAGTACCTCGACGAGACGCGCGAGGCCATCCTCGAGAACACCATCTTCATCGAGGGCGACAACGGCGACGTGCCGATCGAGCTCGCGATGCGCTACAACGCGGCGTACACCGAGAACGTCCTCTCGTTCGTCAACAACATCAACACGCACGAGGGCGGGACGCACATCTCGGGTTTCCGCCGCGCCCTCACACGCACGCTCAAGACCTACGCCGACAAGAACGGCCTGCTCAAGAACGTCAAGATCGACCTCTCCGGCGACGACTTCCGCGAGGGGCTCACGGCCGTGCTCTCGGTGAAGGTGCAGGAGCCGCAGTTCGAGGGGCAGACGAAGACGAAGCTCGGCAACTCCGAGGTGCAGGGCGCCGTCGAGAGCCTCGTCGGTGAGAAGCTGGCCGAGTGGCTCGACGACCACCCGAACGACGCGAAGCGGATCATCCAGAAGGTGACGCTCTCCGCGCAGGCCCGCGCCGCCGCGCGCAAGGCCCGCGAACTCGTCCAGCGCAAGAACGCGTTCGGCGGGGCCGGCCTCCCCGGCAAGCTCGCTGACTGCGCCTCGAAGGACCCGGCCGAAAGCGAGGTCTTCCTCGTCGAGGGCGACTCCGCCGGCGGCTCGGCGAAGCAGGCCCGCGACCGTCACTTCCAGGCGATCCTCCCGCTCCGCGGGAAGATTCTCAACGTCGAGAAAGCGCGGCTCGACAAGATCCTCGACAACGAGGAAATCAAGAACATCGTCGTCGCGCTCGGGACGGGCCTCGCGACGGGCGTGGAGAACGGCGAGTTCAACGCCGACAACCTCCGCTACCACAAGATCGTGCTGATGACGGACGCCGACGTGGACGGCGCACACATCCGCACGCTGCTGCTCACGCTCGTCTACCGCTACCTCCGGCCGCTGATCGAGAAGGGCTACGTCTACATCGCGCAGCCGCCCCTCTACCGCGCCAAGAAGGGCAAGGAGGAGCACTACTGCTGGACCGACGCCGAACTCGCGCAGATCATGACCGACTTCGGTGGCAACCGTGGCGTCTCGGTGCAGCGCTACAAAGGCCTCGGCGAGATGAACCCCGAGCAGCTATGGGATACCACGATGAACCCCGAGACGCGCGTGCTCCAGGTCGTGACCGTCGATGACGCCGCCGCCGCCGATCGCATCTTCTCCACGCTGATGGGCGACGCCGTCGAGCCCCGCCGCAAGTTCATCGAGCGCAACGCGAAGTACGCCACGATCGACACCTGA
- a CDS encoding CBS domain-containing protein translates to MTVQQYIDLDIDPLAPTDTVGHSVYRFAGLDVKHLPVVDAEGRLAALVAEAEVVELTTPGVELSTVAGLGAVSVGADAHVFEAANLLVIHRLSVLPVVEDGEYLGVVRRSTVFEVFAAMLATGRPGTIIVLDVPTRDYSLTQLSHFIEQSGGRALSVSAQMPLETGGDPALVRVTLKLNVIDTARIRYLLEHNGYRVTAVFNEEETEDDLSLRVQEFMRYLEV, encoded by the coding sequence ATGACCGTCCAACAGTACATCGACCTCGACATCGACCCCCTCGCCCCGACCGACACGGTCGGGCACTCGGTCTACCGCTTCGCCGGGCTCGACGTGAAGCATCTGCCCGTCGTGGACGCGGAAGGTCGGCTCGCGGCGCTCGTCGCCGAGGCGGAAGTGGTGGAGCTGACGACGCCGGGCGTGGAGTTGAGCACCGTCGCCGGGCTCGGCGCGGTCAGCGTGGGGGCGGACGCCCACGTGTTCGAGGCGGCGAACCTCCTCGTCATCCACCGGCTGAGCGTGCTGCCTGTCGTCGAAGATGGTGAGTACCTCGGCGTCGTCCGCCGGAGCACGGTGTTCGAGGTGTTCGCCGCGATGCTCGCCACCGGGCGGCCCGGCACCATCATCGTGCTCGACGTGCCGACGCGGGACTACTCGCTTACGCAGCTCAGCCACTTCATCGAGCAGAGCGGCGGGCGCGCGCTTTCCGTCTCGGCGCAGATGCCGCTCGAAACCGGCGGCGACCCCGCGCTCGTCCGCGTGACGCTCAAGCTGAACGTGATCGACACCGCGCGCATCCGCTACCTCCTGGAGCACAACGGCTACCGCGTGACGGCCGTGTTCAACGAGGAGGAGACGGAGGATGACCTCTCGCTCCGCGTGCAGGAGTTCATGCGCTACCTCGAAGTGTAA
- the hflX gene encoding GTPase HflX, which yields MSAAQLPHDATTRETALLVGVLTPNTTQAELDDALDELEQLADTAGATVTDRVTQSLPKLHNATFIGKGKVEELKALVEKRKSDVVIFDDDLSPIQLRNLEKTLGCKLVDRSGLILDIFARRAKTATAKTQVELAQLDYLKTRLTRQWTHLSRQKGGIGMRGPGETQIETDRRLIGRRMAVLSDQLDKIDKQRQTQRKGRGDQTRVALVGYTNAGKSTLMNALSDAAVFAENRLFATLDATTRQVYLDTNKPILLSDTVGFIRKLPHKLIESFKSTLDETRESDVLLHVVDASHPNFEEHIRVVNETLKELGARDKPTLMVFNKMDVLEERGLIQSLQSEYEHAVFVSALRGIGLEQLKESLLGLIESDYVERTALLPVTEPKSRAYVHRVAEVLEEETVLAQEYDDAPQPALRLRFRTSRKNAPELDRMLARFEQFTLAPGGDGAADGEAGMAL from the coding sequence TTGTCCGCAGCCCAGCTTCCCCACGACGCCACCACCCGCGAAACCGCGCTCCTCGTCGGTGTCCTCACACCGAACACCACGCAGGCCGAGCTCGACGACGCGCTCGACGAGCTCGAGCAGCTCGCCGACACGGCGGGCGCGACCGTCACGGACCGCGTCACGCAGTCGCTCCCGAAGCTCCACAACGCGACGTTCATCGGGAAGGGCAAGGTCGAGGAGCTGAAGGCCCTCGTCGAGAAGCGGAAGTCCGACGTGGTCATCTTCGACGACGACCTCTCGCCGATCCAACTCCGCAACCTCGAGAAGACGCTCGGCTGCAAGCTCGTCGATCGCTCGGGGCTCATCCTCGACATCTTCGCCCGCCGTGCCAAGACGGCGACGGCGAAGACTCAGGTCGAACTCGCGCAGCTCGATTACCTCAAAACGCGGCTGACGCGGCAGTGGACGCACCTTTCCCGTCAGAAGGGCGGCATCGGGATGCGCGGACCGGGCGAGACGCAGATCGAGACGGACCGCCGCCTCATCGGCCGCCGGATGGCTGTGCTCTCGGACCAACTCGACAAGATCGACAAGCAGCGTCAGACGCAGCGGAAGGGGCGCGGCGACCAGACCCGCGTCGCCCTCGTCGGCTACACGAACGCCGGCAAGAGCACGCTGATGAACGCGCTCTCCGACGCCGCCGTCTTCGCCGAGAACCGCCTCTTCGCCACGCTCGACGCGACGACGCGGCAGGTCTACCTCGACACGAACAAGCCGATCCTGCTCTCCGACACCGTCGGGTTCATCCGCAAGCTCCCGCACAAGCTCATCGAGAGCTTCAAGAGCACGCTCGATGAGACGCGCGAGAGCGACGTGCTGCTCCACGTCGTCGACGCGAGCCATCCCAACTTCGAGGAGCACATCCGCGTTGTGAACGAGACGCTGAAGGAACTCGGCGCGCGCGACAAGCCGACGCTGATGGTCTTCAACAAGATGGACGTGCTGGAGGAGCGCGGACTGATCCAGTCGCTCCAGTCGGAGTACGAGCACGCCGTGTTTGTCTCGGCGCTCCGTGGCATCGGGCTGGAGCAGCTAAAAGAATCGCTCCTCGGGCTCATCGAGTCTGACTACGTCGAGCGGACGGCGCTGCTGCCGGTGACCGAGCCGAAGAGCCGGGCCTACGTCCACCGCGTGGCCGAGGTGCTTGAAGAGGAGACCGTGCTCGCGCAGGAGTACGACGACGCGCCGCAGCCGGCGCTCCGCCTCCGCTTTCGCACGTCCCGGAAGAACGCGCCCGAGCTGGACCGGATGCTGGCCCGCTTCGAGCAGTTCACGCTCGCCCCCGGCGGTGACGGGGCCGCCGACGGCGAAGCAGGCATGGCGCTGTGA
- a CDS encoding BatA domain-containing protein, translating to MAFLNPLVLLGLAAAAIPILIHLFNFRKPRTVDFSSLAFLKELQKSTMRRVRIKQWLLLALRTLAIACLVLAFARPTVQSGWATVFGGQVQTSTALVVDHSLSMTVRDAQGDLMTQAKELASAVVEASEVGDELFVVGTAAEGATRPAPFRNAGPALDAVAELGAESGAGTAGNAVGRAFALLEGAENLNREVLLVSDLQASTFLDSTRIPAPEGVRLTLLPVGERVHTNVAVTDARVLSRIVEAGQPVEVEATLVNYGTDPIDGYTASLYLDDERVAQASADLSPNVPATVRLTATPQRRGWLRGEVRTEPDEFEWDNTRYLVLHVPETRRVLLVEGAGQRADLVDLALGLGGEGSRFEVTTVSESALAAQDLDAFDVVVLAGPESLASGERAALARFVQGGGGLMVFPNERAEAADYDALFTALGGGRLGAAVGQLGGTRPVAQFGRVDLEHPLFEGIFEDAAGQPRLESPTIALARPYQPGAGDENTLIGLSTGAPFLQEIRSGSGTALVFAVAPDPRWSDFPVRGLFVPLLYRAVYYLAADADAGESLEVRQPAPLRVAGASEGLRIVGAGAEFVPEQRSVPGGVLLEIDSGVTEPGVYDVMDGERLVRRVAFNPDARESDLAVLAPEEAQRRLAEATGAEVRVLDAAGGRGLAAARQLTEERTGVELWNVFLALALAFLLAEMLVAMQWKPEAVAA from the coding sequence ATGGCTTTCCTCAACCCGCTCGTCCTGCTCGGCCTCGCGGCGGCGGCGATCCCCATCCTCATCCACCTCTTCAACTTCCGCAAGCCGCGGACGGTGGACTTCTCGTCGCTCGCGTTCCTCAAGGAATTGCAGAAGAGCACGATGCGGCGCGTCCGCATCAAGCAGTGGCTCCTCCTCGCGCTCCGCACCCTCGCGATCGCCTGCCTCGTCCTAGCCTTCGCCCGGCCGACGGTGCAGAGCGGGTGGGCGACGGTCTTCGGCGGGCAGGTGCAGACCTCGACGGCGCTCGTCGTGGACCACTCGCTCTCGATGACGGTGCGTGACGCGCAGGGCGATCTGATGACGCAGGCGAAGGAACTGGCCTCGGCCGTGGTCGAGGCGTCGGAGGTGGGGGACGAGCTGTTCGTCGTCGGCACAGCGGCGGAGGGAGCGACGCGGCCCGCGCCGTTCCGCAACGCCGGACCGGCGCTCGACGCCGTCGCAGAGTTGGGAGCGGAGTCGGGCGCAGGGACGGCGGGGAACGCCGTCGGCCGAGCCTTCGCCCTGCTAGAAGGGGCGGAGAACCTGAACCGGGAAGTGCTCCTCGTGTCGGACCTGCAGGCTTCGACGTTCCTCGACTCGACGCGCATTCCCGCCCCTGAAGGCGTGCGCCTCACGCTCCTGCCCGTTGGCGAGCGGGTGCACACGAACGTGGCGGTGACGGACGCCCGCGTGCTCAGCCGGATCGTCGAGGCCGGGCAGCCGGTGGAAGTGGAGGCGACGCTCGTGAACTACGGTACCGACCCCATCGACGGGTACACGGCGAGCCTCTATCTCGACGACGAGCGTGTCGCGCAGGCCTCGGCCGACCTCAGCCCGAACGTCCCGGCGACGGTCCGGCTCACGGCCACGCCGCAGCGGCGCGGCTGGCTCCGCGGTGAGGTCCGCACCGAGCCCGACGAGTTCGAGTGGGACAACACGCGCTACCTCGTGCTCCACGTCCCCGAGACGCGGCGCGTCCTCCTCGTCGAAGGCGCCGGGCAGCGGGCCGACCTCGTGGACCTCGCCCTCGGGCTCGGCGGCGAAGGCTCGCGGTTCGAGGTCACGACGGTATCGGAATCGGCGCTCGCGGCGCAGGACTTGGATGCGTTCGACGTGGTCGTGCTCGCGGGGCCGGAGAGCCTCGCGAGCGGGGAGCGGGCGGCGCTCGCCCGGTTCGTGCAGGGCGGCGGCGGGCTGATGGTCTTCCCGAATGAGCGCGCGGAGGCGGCGGACTACGACGCGCTCTTCACCGCGCTCGGCGGCGGGCGGCTCGGCGCGGCCGTCGGCCAACTCGGCGGGACGCGGCCGGTGGCGCAGTTCGGCCGCGTCGACCTGGAGCACCCGCTTTTCGAGGGGATCTTCGAGGACGCGGCGGGGCAGCCTCGGCTCGAAAGTCCGACGATCGCGCTCGCGAGGCCGTATCAGCCCGGCGCGGGGGATGAGAACACGCTCATCGGGCTCTCCACGGGCGCGCCGTTCCTGCAAGAGATCCGCTCCGGCTCCGGCACGGCCCTCGTCTTCGCCGTCGCCCCGGACCCACGCTGGAGCGATTTCCCCGTGCGCGGCCTCTTCGTACCCCTCCTCTACCGCGCCGTCTATTACCTCGCCGCCGACGCCGACGCGGGCGAATCGCTCGAAGTCCGGCAGCCCGCGCCGCTCCGCGTTGCCGGGGCGTCCGAAGGGCTCCGCATCGTCGGGGCCGGGGCCGAGTTCGTGCCCGAGCAGCGGAGCGTGCCCGGCGGCGTGCTGTTGGAGATCGACAGCGGGGTGACCGAGCCGGGCGTGTACGATGTGATGGACGGCGAGCGGTTGGTCCGCCGTGTTGCGTTCAACCCCGACGCGCGCGAGTCCGACCTCGCCGTGCTGGCTCCGGAGGAGGCGCAGCGGCGGCTCGCCGAAGCGACGGGGGCCGAGGTCCGCGTGCTCGACGCGGCAGGCGGGCGCGGCCTCGCAGCGGCGCGGCAGCTCACCGAAGAGCGGACGGGCGTCGAACTGTGGAACGTGTTCCTCGCGCTCGCGCTCGCGTTCCTCCTCGCCGAGATGCTCGTGGCGATGCAGTGGAAGCCCGAGGCCGTCGCGGCGTAG
- a CDS encoding CPBP family glutamic-type intramembrane protease codes for MRSVLVLFLLALALPCRSQPAFDRPAFAPSFVLTIPINRAEARPPLSSRAWLEMGAVALTGVGHLVFSAHDASGVFIPLAAGGWGSYVGYRAATEPGFLGDLGLTGRDLGPAFRDTSILAAGAITGMVVVGAAQGTLTVDADLLPLLALYPAWGIVQQTLVQGFVTRHLDDAGLGPWAVTPLSAVAFGSVHVPNWKLTAATTALGAAYAPLWLRHRNVWPLGLYHGWLGAAYYRWVLDRNPWKEIVDEL; via the coding sequence GTGCGCTCCGTCCTCGTCCTCTTTCTGCTCGCGCTCGCGCTGCCGTGCCGTTCGCAGCCCGCGTTCGACCGCCCGGCTTTCGCGCCGTCGTTCGTGCTCACGATCCCGATCAACCGGGCCGAGGCGAGGCCGCCGCTTTCGTCCCGCGCGTGGCTGGAGATGGGCGCCGTCGCGCTGACCGGTGTCGGCCACCTCGTGTTCTCGGCGCACGACGCCTCGGGCGTGTTCATCCCGCTCGCGGCCGGTGGGTGGGGCAGTTACGTCGGCTACCGGGCGGCGACGGAGCCGGGCTTCCTCGGCGATCTCGGGCTGACGGGCCGTGATCTCGGTCCGGCCTTCCGCGACACTTCGATTCTCGCGGCGGGCGCGATTACGGGTATGGTCGTCGTCGGCGCGGCGCAGGGGACGCTGACGGTGGACGCCGACCTCCTCCCGCTCTTGGCGCTTTACCCCGCGTGGGGCATCGTGCAGCAGACGCTCGTGCAGGGCTTCGTCACGCGCCACCTCGACGACGCCGGGCTCGGGCCGTGGGCCGTCACGCCGCTCTCGGCCGTCGCGTTCGGGTCGGTCCACGTCCCCAACTGGAAGCTCACCGCGGCGACGACGGCGCTCGGCGCGGCCTACGCCCCGCTCTGGCTCCGGCACCGGAACGTGTGGCCGCTCGGGCTCTACCACGGCTGGCTCGGCGCGGCGTACTACCGCTGGGTGCTCGACCGCAACCCGTGGAAGGAGATCGTCGACGAGTTGTAG
- the uvrA gene encoding excinuclease ABC subunit UvrA yields the protein MPKASKSTKKKALKTATNGTAKTTAKAVAKAADRFAGRDLVVRGARQHNLKGVDLTIPKRQLVVFTGPSGSGKSSLVFDTIYAEGQRRYVESLSAYARQFLERMDKPDVDLITGLAPAIAIEQQTGIKNPRSTVATQTEVYDYLRLLYARIGTTISPVSGQPVTKDSPRSVAETVQRELSDGARFYLCFPLPEHKGRKKAEELEALRARGFFRLLALPTDKQIESGQQAETIDLNETEPAKVTTPKSRLLVLVDRLAVRAGDEATTGRIADSVEQAFREGGERALVVTAPREGSLEIHPFSALFERDGMTFEEPTPQLFSFNSPLGACPTCQGFGRVPGLDEDLVIPNPDLSIRQGAIAPFRTDQWGKHLRDLVREAARVQFPIDTPYILLTDEQQRWVWNGEGSYVGIRGFFRYLEKKSYKMHYRIFAARFRGYTTCPDCHGYRLRPAARYVQIGGPDTGVPAHHIGEVCELTTADAKEHFDDLQLTEYQTAVAGRVMEEIRKRLRYLVDVGLDYLTLDRLSQTLSGGESQRINLATSLGSSLVGSLYVLDEPTVGLHPRDNERLIKILEGLRDIGNTVLVVEHDEAMMRRADRIVDIGPGSGIHGGTVVAEGTFDEVVADPASLTGQYLSGAKSIPVPATRRPVDAERVIAVENARQNNLKRLDVDFPLGMIVCVTGVSGSGKSTLVNQTLYRGLQRLKGVEVDGKIGAHDAIRGHELIDSVELVDQSPIGRSPRSNPVTYIKAFDAIRAILAETHQAKVRGYKPGTFSFNVPGGRCEVCQGDGVVKVEMQFLADLYLECEACGGKRFKQDVLEIRWNGKNVDDMLSMTVDEAVEFFADEKRIANKLTVLQDVGLGYLQLGQASNTLSGGEAQRVKLAAHLSRPASDHTLYLFDEPTTGLHFDDIEKLLRAFNALVAEGHSIVLIEHNLDVIKASDYVLDLGPEGGRRGGFVVVAGTPEEIAAVEESHTGRFLRDEGVGASA from the coding sequence ATGCCGAAAGCGAGCAAGAGCACGAAGAAGAAAGCCCTGAAGACCGCCACGAACGGCACGGCGAAGACCACCGCAAAAGCTGTCGCGAAAGCCGCCGACCGCTTCGCCGGGCGCGACCTCGTCGTGCGCGGGGCGCGGCAGCACAACCTCAAAGGGGTCGACCTCACGATCCCGAAGCGGCAGCTCGTCGTATTCACCGGGCCGTCGGGCAGCGGGAAGTCGTCGCTCGTCTTCGATACGATCTACGCCGAGGGGCAGCGGCGCTACGTCGAGAGCCTGAGCGCGTACGCCCGGCAGTTCCTCGAACGGATGGACAAGCCGGACGTGGACCTCATCACCGGGCTCGCCCCCGCGATCGCGATTGAGCAGCAGACGGGCATCAAGAACCCGCGCTCGACGGTCGCCACGCAGACCGAGGTCTACGACTACCTCCGCCTGCTCTACGCCCGCATTGGGACGACGATCTCGCCCGTCTCCGGCCAGCCCGTCACGAAGGACAGCCCGCGCTCCGTCGCCGAGACCGTGCAGCGCGAGCTGAGCGACGGCGCGCGGTTCTACCTCTGCTTCCCCCTCCCCGAGCACAAGGGCCGCAAGAAAGCCGAGGAGCTCGAAGCGCTCCGCGCGCGCGGTTTCTTCCGCCTCCTCGCCCTCCCCACCGACAAGCAGATCGAAAGCGGCCAGCAGGCCGAGACCATCGACCTCAACGAGACCGAGCCCGCGAAGGTGACGACGCCGAAGAGCCGCCTCCTCGTGCTCGTCGACCGCCTCGCCGTGCGCGCCGGCGACGAGGCGACGACGGGCCGCATCGCCGACTCGGTCGAGCAGGCGTTCCGCGAGGGCGGCGAGCGGGCGCTCGTCGTGACCGCACCGCGCGAGGGGAGTCTGGAGATCCACCCGTTCTCGGCCCTCTTCGAACGCGACGGGATGACATTCGAGGAGCCGACACCGCAGCTCTTCAGCTTCAACTCCCCGCTCGGCGCGTGCCCGACGTGCCAGGGCTTCGGCCGCGTGCCCGGCCTCGACGAAGACCTCGTCATCCCGAACCCCGACCTCTCGATCCGGCAGGGCGCGATCGCCCCGTTCCGCACGGACCAGTGGGGCAAGCACCTTCGCGACCTCGTCCGCGAGGCGGCCCGCGTCCAGTTCCCCATCGACACGCCGTACATCCTCCTCACCGACGAGCAGCAGCGATGGGTGTGGAACGGCGAGGGCAGCTACGTCGGCATCCGCGGCTTCTTCCGCTACCTCGAGAAGAAGTCGTACAAGATGCACTACCGCATCTTCGCCGCGCGCTTCCGCGGTTACACGACGTGCCCCGATTGCCACGGCTACCGGCTCCGGCCCGCCGCGCGCTACGTCCAGATCGGCGGCCCCGACACGGGCGTGCCCGCCCACCACATCGGCGAAGTCTGCGAGTTGACCACGGCCGACGCCAAAGAGCACTTCGACGACCTCCAGCTCACCGAGTATCAGACCGCCGTCGCGGGCCGCGTGATGGAGGAAATCCGCAAGCGGCTCCGCTACCTCGTCGACGTCGGGCTCGACTACCTCACGCTCGACCGGCTCTCGCAGACGCTCTCCGGCGGCGAGTCGCAGCGGATCAACCTCGCCACGAGCCTCGGCTCGTCGCTCGTCGGCTCGCTCTACGTCCTCGACGAGCCGACCGTCGGGCTGCACCCGCGCGACAACGAGCGGCTCATCAAGATCCTCGAAGGGCTCCGCGACATCGGCAACACCGTCCTCGTCGTCGAGCACGACGAGGCGATGATGCGGCGGGCAGACCGGATCGTGGACATCGGGCCGGGCTCGGGCATCCACGGCGGCACCGTCGTCGCCGAGGGCACGTTCGACGAAGTCGTCGCCGATCCGGCCTCGCTAACCGGGCAGTACCTCTCCGGCGCGAAGTCGATTCCCGTCCCCGCGACGCGGCGGCCGGTCGATGCGGAGCGCGTGATCGCGGTCGAGAACGCGCGGCAGAACAACCTCAAGCGGCTCGACGTGGATTTCCCGCTCGGGATGATCGTGTGCGTGACGGGCGTCTCAGGCAGCGGCAAGTCGACGCTCGTGAACCAGACGCTCTACCGCGGGCTCCAGCGGCTGAAGGGCGTCGAGGTGGACGGCAAGATCGGCGCGCACGATGCCATCCGCGGGCACGAACTGATCGACAGCGTGGAGTTGGTGGACCAGAGCCCGATCGGGCGGAGCCCGCGCTCGAATCCGGTGACGTACATCAAAGCGTTCGACGCGATCCGCGCGATCCTCGCCGAAACGCACCAGGCGAAGGTGCGCGGCTACAAGCCCGGCACGTTCTCGTTCAACGTCCCCGGCGGGCGCTGCGAGGTCTGCCAGGGCGATGGCGTCGTCAAAGTCGAGATGCAGTTCCTCGCCGACCTCTACCTCGAATGCGAGGCCTGCGGCGGCAAGCGCTTCAAGCAGGACGTGCTCGAAATCCGCTGGAACGGCAAGAACGTGGACGACATGCTCTCGATGACCGTCGACGAAGCGGTCGAGTTCTTCGCCGACGAGAAGCGAATCGCGAACAAGCTGACGGTGCTCCAAGACGTGGGGCTCGGCTACCTCCAGCTCGGGCAAGCGTCGAACACGCTTTCCGGCGGCGAGGCGCAGCGCGTGAAGCTCGCCGCCCACCTCAGCCGCCCGGCGTCCGACCACACGCTCTACCTCTTCGACGAGCCCACGACGGGCCTCCACTTCGACGACATCGAGAAGCTGCTGCGGGCGTTCAACGCGCTCGTCGCCGAGGGCCACTCCATCGTCCTCATCGAGCACAACCTCGACGTGATCAAGGCCTCGGACTACGTTCTCGACCTCGGGCCGGAGGGCGGGCGGCGCGGCGGGTTCGTCGTGGTGGCCGGGACGCCGGAGGAGATCGCGGCGGTCGAGGAGAGCCACACCGGACGGTTCCTCCGCGATGAGGGGGTCGGCGCCTCGGCGTGA